A window of Desulfomicrobium macestii contains these coding sequences:
- a CDS encoding type II toxin-antitoxin system RelE/ParE family toxin: protein MPSDIARSALRKLSAIDAACQIEDLCVSSGNRLHLLEGDRSGQHSISVNDQWRICFRFADGDAFDVEICDYN from the coding sequence CTGCCTTCCGACATCGCCAGGAGCGCATTGCGCAAGCTTTCCGCCATCGATGCCGCATGTCAGATCGAAGACCTGTGCGTTTCTTCCGGAAACCGGTTGCATCTGCTTGAAGGTGATCGAAGCGGGCAACATTCGATCTCGGTCAACGATCAGTGGCGCATCTGCTTCCGGTTTGCCGATGGTGACGCCTTTGATGTCGAAATCTGCGACTATAACTAA
- the ychF gene encoding redox-regulated ATPase YchF, with product MGLSIGIVGLPNVGKSTLFNALTKAQNAESANYPFCTIEPNKAVVPVPDPRLAKLLELVGSQKIIQATVDFIDIAGLVKGASQGEGLGNQFLANIRECDAILHVVRCFENDDVIHVDGSVDPIRDIEVIDTELILADLQAVERKAERLSKQIRADKRLAPQLDLLQRLTAHLNTGKPASEMEELRSDLGAELRKDLLLITFKPVIFGMNVDEAALAEDNHFVTKVRELAAARGACAVKISARIEEELVGLTPEEAQEFLASYGVSESGLDLVIRTGYEMLGLCSYFTAGPKEVRAWTIHQGCKAPQGAGVIHTDFERGFIRAEVIAYDDYVKHGSEAKCRAAGVLRVEGKEYVLKDGDVVHFLFNV from the coding sequence ATGGGACTGAGCATAGGCATCGTGGGCCTGCCCAACGTGGGCAAATCCACCCTCTTCAACGCGCTGACCAAGGCTCAAAACGCCGAAAGCGCCAACTACCCCTTCTGCACAATTGAGCCCAACAAGGCCGTGGTTCCGGTGCCGGACCCGCGTCTGGCCAAGCTGCTGGAACTGGTGGGTTCCCAGAAGATCATCCAGGCCACGGTGGATTTCATCGACATCGCCGGGCTGGTCAAGGGCGCGAGCCAGGGTGAAGGCCTTGGCAACCAGTTTCTGGCCAACATCCGCGAATGCGACGCCATCCTGCACGTGGTGCGCTGCTTCGAAAATGACGACGTCATCCACGTGGACGGGTCCGTGGACCCCATCCGCGACATCGAGGTCATCGACACGGAGCTGATCCTGGCCGACCTGCAGGCCGTGGAGCGCAAGGCCGAACGCCTGTCCAAGCAGATCAGGGCCGACAAGCGCCTCGCTCCGCAGCTGGACCTTCTGCAGAGGCTCACGGCCCACCTGAACACGGGCAAGCCCGCCTCGGAAATGGAAGAGCTCAGGAGCGACCTGGGCGCGGAACTGCGCAAGGACCTGCTGCTGATCACCTTCAAGCCGGTCATCTTCGGTATGAACGTGGATGAGGCCGCCCTGGCCGAAGACAACCATTTCGTGACCAAGGTCCGGGAACTGGCCGCGGCTCGCGGTGCCTGTGCCGTGAAGATTTCGGCCCGCATCGAGGAAGAACTGGTCGGCCTGACTCCCGAGGAAGCGCAGGAATTCCTGGCCTCGTACGGAGTCAGCGAGTCGGGCCTGGATCTGGTCATTCGCACGGGCTACGAAATGCTCGGACTGTGCTCCTACTTCACGGCCGGCCCCAAGGAAGTGCGCGCCTGGACCATCCACCAGGGCTGCAAGGCTCCCCAGGGCGCAGGCGTGATCCACACGGACTTCGAGCGCGGCTTCATTCGGGCCGAGGTCATCGCCTATGACGACTACGTCAAGCACGGCTCCGAGGCCAAATGCCGCGCCGCCGGAGTGCTGCGGGTCGAAGGCAAGGAATACGTCCTCAAAGACGGCGACGTGGTGCATTTTCTCTTCAACGTCTAG